A portion of the Juglans microcarpa x Juglans regia isolate MS1-56 chromosome 1D, Jm3101_v1.0, whole genome shotgun sequence genome contains these proteins:
- the LOC121237120 gene encoding heptahelical transmembrane protein 4-like isoform X3, translating to MTCLPSLPNMPDLHRLREELKTTLPSMDYLPSLSSWHIRELLYNCLPERFSSGNYTDVCVLQRSVKEELANILAPLMVRPITRWPFFAFLGGAMFCLLASSTCHLISCTSERLSYIMLRLDYAGITALISTSFYPPVYYSFMCNPFFCNLYIGFITVLGITTVLFSLLPVFQTPQFRTVRACLFCAMGFSGIAPIMHKLIWFWGQPEALHTFGYELLMGAFYGLGALVYATRIPERWMPGKFDIAGHSHQLFHVLVVAGAYTHYRAGLVYLRWRDLQGC from the exons ATGACATGCCTCCCCTCCTTGCCCAACATGCCTGATCTGCACAGGCTTAGGGAGGAGTTAAAGACTACATTACCTTCAATGGATTATCTTCCATCACTCTCGAGTTGGCATATTAGGGAGCTCCTATATAATTGTTTGCCTGAGCGATTTTCCAGTGGCAACTATACTGATGTTTGTGTTTTG CAGCGTAGCGTGAAGGAAGAATTGGCAAACATTCTAGCACCCTTGATGGTGAGACCAATTACGCGGTGGccattttttgcatttttgggTGGGGCAATGTTTTGCTTGCTAGCGAGCAGCACCTGCCACCTCATCTCTTGCACCTCTGAACGCCTATCATACATCATGCTCAGGCTTGATTATGCTGGAATTACTGCCCTAATATCTACCTCCTTCTACCCTCCTGTCTACTACTCCTTCATGTGCAACCCTTTCTTCTGTAACCTCTACATTGGGTTTATAACTGTCTTGGGAATTACTACAGTTTTGTTTTCTCTCCTTCCAGTTTTTCAAACCCCACAGTTCCGTACCGTCCGTGCATGTCTATTCTGTGCCATGGGCTTCAGTGGGATAGCACCAATCATGCACAAGCTCATCTGGTTTTGGGGCCAACCCGAAGCTCTCCACACATTTGGATACGAGTTGCTGATGGGGGCTTTCTATGGGCTTGGAGCGCTTGTTTATGCCACAAGGATTCCTGAACGATGGATGCCTGGGAAATTTGACATTGCAGGGCACAGCCACCAACTATTTCATGTACTAGTGGTTGCCGGAGCATACACTCATTACCGTGCAGGGTTGGTTTATCTCAGGTGGCGCGATCTTCAAGGTTGTTAA